The proteins below come from a single Dinghuibacter silviterrae genomic window:
- a CDS encoding thiol-disulfide oxidoreductase DCC family protein yields MEQGPLLLFDGVCNLCNRSVQFVIRHDKGKIFLFAPLQGESAKKILTELGIKETLPEQGGSVFLVDRGKLYSRSDAVLETLWILGWRWTAVAKVLPRGLRDWVYDWIARNRYRWFGKREACMIPTPALRARFLP; encoded by the coding sequence ATGGAGCAGGGACCCCTCTTGTTGTTTGACGGGGTTTGCAATCTTTGCAACCGCTCCGTTCAATTCGTGATCAGACACGACAAGGGTAAGATATTCCTGTTCGCCCCGTTACAGGGGGAAAGTGCCAAAAAAATACTCACCGAGCTGGGCATAAAAGAGACCCTCCCCGAGCAGGGAGGGTCTGTATTTTTAGTCGATAGAGGAAAACTATATAGCCGTTCCGACGCGGTCCTCGAAACACTTTGGATACTGGGCTGGCGGTGGACCGCTGTGGCGAAGGTCCTGCCCAGGGGGCTCCGGGATTGGGTCTACGACTGGATTGCGCGCAACCGCTACCGGTGGTTTGGGAAGCGGGAGGCGTGCATGATCCCCACGCCAGCCCTAAGGGCCCGGTTCCTGCCCTAG
- a CDS encoding TlpA family protein disulfide reductase: protein MKKNLYLLALAASLLMAVPGKSQQTSPQQPQEPQLPYQSDKTLPSFNILEVDSTTIFNTKKLPSGKPIVLMYFSPDCEHCQHQTEAILSKMDSLKGVRFVMLTSLPFDKMKNFYFYYKLADYKNITMGRDYEFFFSRHYGSQYVPYLAIYDRHKKLVKVFDGGTTVTNLIQLVTQD, encoded by the coding sequence ATGAAGAAAAACCTATACCTGCTGGCCCTGGCTGCCAGTCTGTTGATGGCCGTTCCCGGTAAAAGCCAGCAAACATCGCCCCAGCAGCCCCAGGAGCCCCAGTTGCCCTATCAATCCGACAAAACCCTTCCATCATTCAATATCCTGGAAGTGGACAGCACCACCATTTTCAATACCAAAAAGCTGCCGTCGGGCAAACCCATCGTGCTGATGTATTTCAGCCCTGATTGTGAACACTGCCAGCACCAGACGGAGGCGATCCTGAGTAAAATGGATTCCCTCAAAGGCGTCCGGTTCGTGATGCTCACTTCGCTGCCCTTCGACAAAATGAAGAATTTCTACTTCTATTATAAACTGGCGGACTATAAGAACATCACCATGGGCCGGGACTACGAGTTTTTCTTTTCCCGTCACTATGGCTCTCAATATGTGCCCTACCTGGCCATATATGACCGCCACAAGAAACTGGTAAAGGTTTTCGACGGCGGGACCACGGTGACCAACCTGATTCAACTGGTAACCCAGGACTAG
- a CDS encoding DedA family protein produces MHSLLLNFDWTQLRKPDFYIDLGGLYLILFIVFAETGLFFGFFLPGDSLLFAAGMYSNKLAAHTFDTHNEFLNLMLLWVLISLMGILGNLVGYWFGRKSGPFLYERKDNWFFKKRHLDQAHEFYEKHGGAAIVYARFLPIIRTFAPIVAGIVQMDRKQFYIYNIIGCAAWVLAMLLGGFYLQALVEKWFHFDLKDHIDVVAIVIIIITTAPVLFKLFFRKTKAAQ; encoded by the coding sequence ATGCATAGCTTATTGCTCAACTTCGACTGGACTCAACTCCGTAAGCCCGATTTTTATATCGACCTCGGCGGTCTTTATCTCATTCTATTTATCGTCTTTGCGGAAACGGGTCTCTTTTTCGGCTTTTTCTTACCCGGCGACTCGCTGTTGTTTGCGGCGGGTATGTACAGCAACAAACTCGCGGCACACACCTTCGATACCCACAACGAATTCCTGAACCTGATGCTGCTGTGGGTCCTGATCTCCCTCATGGGCATCCTGGGCAACCTCGTCGGGTATTGGTTCGGACGTAAAAGCGGCCCGTTCCTCTACGAGCGGAAGGACAACTGGTTCTTTAAGAAAAGACACCTCGATCAGGCTCATGAATTTTATGAGAAGCATGGGGGCGCGGCCATCGTGTACGCCCGTTTCCTGCCCATCATCCGCACCTTTGCGCCCATCGTGGCGGGCATTGTCCAGATGGACCGGAAGCAGTTTTATATCTATAACATCATCGGCTGCGCCGCCTGGGTCCTGGCCATGCTGCTCGGCGGCTTCTACCTGCAGGCCCTGGTCGAAAAGTGGTTCCATTTCGACCTCAAGGACCATATCGACGTGGTGGCCATTGTCATCATCATCATCACCACCGCGCCCGTCCTTTTTAAACTGTTTTTTAGAAAAACCAAGGCTGCCCAATGA
- the accB gene encoding acetyl-CoA carboxylase biotin carboxyl carrier protein — translation MDFKQIQELIKIINKSNIGEISVEEKDFKITIKQKEDQVHTVVAAPAPVQVLPAAPAPVETAARPAPAPAPAPKSDNLITIKSPMIGTFYRKSSPDKPNFVEAGDEVNPGKVVCIIEAMKLFNEIESEVSGKIVKILVEDASPVEYDQPLFLVEP, via the coding sequence ATGGATTTCAAACAAATTCAGGAGCTCATCAAGATCATCAACAAATCGAACATTGGTGAGATCAGCGTTGAAGAAAAGGACTTTAAGATAACGATCAAGCAAAAGGAAGACCAGGTTCATACCGTAGTAGCAGCTCCTGCACCCGTCCAGGTGCTCCCTGCGGCACCCGCGCCGGTTGAAACGGCAGCACGCCCCGCGCCCGCACCGGCGCCGGCGCCGAAATCGGACAACCTCATCACCATCAAAAGCCCCATGATCGGCACCTTCTACCGTAAGTCCTCTCCGGACAAGCCGAACTTCGTGGAAGCAGGCGACGAGGTAAACCCGGGCAAGGTCGTGTGCATCATCGAGGCCATGAAATTGTTCAACGAGATCGAGAGCGAGGTCAGCGGGAAGATCGTAAAGATCCTTGTCGAAGACGCCTCTCCCGTGGAATACGACCAACCGCTATTCCTGGTCGAACCCTAA
- a CDS encoding amino acid permease, with protein sequence MSLFVKKPLGQLLAQASDSHGLKRTLGPGNLVALGVGAIIGAGLFVRTAAASAEAAGPAVTISFVVAAIGCVFAGLCYAEFAAMIPIAGSAYTYAYATLGELIAWIIGWALIMEYALGATTVSISWSEYLNKLLADFGYQIPYKWCHSPFEHINTVVGSSVASFPADLAKTAKEGVLMLSDRQLTGLTPQLHSLVTTYHGLVNIPALFILLILSLLLIKGTAESALVNSIIVVIKVSIVLVFIALGWHFINPANHTPYVIPEGTPGHEGFFKHGIPGILGGASIVFFAFIGFDAVSTAAQEAKNPKKDMPKGILGSLIVCTILYILFSYVLTGVANWREFELQGKEASVAYAIRTYMTGYHWLSTLVTIAILMGFSSVILVMLLGQSRVFYTMSTDGLLPKVFSDLHPKFRTPYKSNLILFVFAGLFAAFIPESVAGDLTSFGTLFAFVLVSAGVWVMRRSNPEVERPFKTPLVPLVPILGILVCAGMIIALDVNTLEAAFSWMILGLVVYFAYSKKNSKLRVQNGKLQEAA encoded by the coding sequence ATGAGTTTGTTTGTAAAGAAACCACTGGGACAACTGCTGGCCCAGGCCTCCGATAGTCATGGGCTGAAACGTACGCTGGGACCGGGAAACCTGGTAGCCCTCGGCGTTGGCGCCATTATCGGGGCCGGGCTGTTCGTCCGGACCGCCGCCGCCTCTGCGGAAGCCGCCGGCCCCGCCGTGACGATTTCCTTCGTGGTGGCTGCCATTGGCTGCGTGTTTGCCGGTCTTTGTTATGCTGAATTTGCCGCCATGATCCCCATCGCGGGCAGCGCCTATACTTATGCCTACGCCACCCTGGGCGAGCTGATCGCCTGGATCATCGGCTGGGCCCTGATCATGGAATACGCCCTCGGCGCCACGACGGTGTCGATTTCCTGGAGCGAATACCTCAATAAACTCTTGGCGGATTTTGGATACCAGATACCCTATAAATGGTGTCACTCGCCGTTCGAGCACATCAACACGGTCGTCGGCTCCAGCGTCGCTTCGTTCCCCGCGGACCTTGCGAAGACCGCTAAAGAAGGGGTACTGATGCTCAGCGACCGGCAACTGACCGGTCTGACCCCGCAACTCCATAGCCTGGTCACGACCTACCATGGGTTGGTCAACATACCCGCCTTATTTATCCTCTTGATCCTCAGCCTTCTGCTGATCAAAGGTACCGCCGAGTCCGCGCTGGTGAACTCCATCATCGTGGTTATAAAAGTGTCTATCGTATTGGTTTTCATTGCCTTGGGTTGGCACTTCATCAACCCGGCCAACCATACGCCCTATGTGATTCCCGAAGGGACACCCGGTCACGAAGGGTTCTTTAAACACGGTATACCCGGCATCCTTGGAGGGGCGAGCATCGTATTCTTTGCCTTCATCGGGTTCGACGCAGTATCCACCGCCGCCCAGGAAGCCAAAAACCCCAAAAAGGACATGCCAAAGGGCATCTTAGGGTCGCTGATCGTTTGCACCATCCTGTATATTCTGTTCTCCTACGTCCTGACGGGCGTCGCCAACTGGAGGGAATTCGAGCTCCAGGGCAAGGAAGCCTCCGTGGCATACGCCATCCGCACCTACATGACAGGGTATCACTGGCTGAGCACATTGGTCACGATCGCCATCCTGATGGGTTTCTCCTCCGTCATCCTGGTGATGCTCCTGGGGCAGTCGCGGGTCTTTTACACCATGTCCACCGACGGTCTTTTGCCCAAAGTGTTTTCCGACCTGCACCCGAAGTTCCGGACGCCCTACAAGTCGAATTTGATCCTTTTCGTTTTCGCCGGTCTGTTCGCGGCTTTTATTCCCGAAAGCGTGGCAGGTGACCTGACCTCCTTCGGAACCCTTTTCGCCTTCGTCCTGGTCAGCGCCGGGGTTTGGGTGATGCGCCGGTCGAACCCCGAGGTAGAGCGCCCCTTCAAGACCCCCCTGGTCCCGTTGGTGCCTATCCTCGGTATCCTGGTCTGCGCCGGCATGATTATCGCCCTGGACGTCAACACCCTCGAAGCCGCCTTCTCCTGGATGATCCTGGGGTTGGTCGTCTATTTCGCTTATAGCAAGAAAAACAGCAAGCTCCGCGTTCAAAACGGGAAACTACAAGAAGCCGCATAA
- a CDS encoding dicarboxylate/amino acid:cation symporter has product MLLGIGLGTLIHETSTAKASAKFAADIKFLTVIFLNLVKVIIAPLVFSTLVVGIFKLGDGKAIGRIGGKTIAWFLAASLVSLALGALLVNVFQPGTHLHLSVLPDQNSTVPLPPSDISFQSFVTHAFPSSIVDAMATNMILQIVVFSIFFGMAAAAVGEPAMPIIRGLDALARIMLTMTGYIMNFAPLAAFGSMAATLAILGPEVLVTFGKFILEFYIALLVLWAVLFAGGGLFLRKRIVQLIRFILDPTLLALTTASSEAAFPQLITQLEAFGCEEKIVSFVLPLGYSFNLDGSMIYMTFGSLFIAQAYGVHLSFAQQLTMLLFLMLSSKGMAGVPRAALVVITAIVPVFHIPVEGVGLILGIDQLLDMGRSGTNVIGNSIATAVVCKWENALAAPLAQVRARLKPATAPVMAEGIK; this is encoded by the coding sequence ATGCTGCTGGGCATCGGCCTGGGGACGCTTATCCATGAAACCTCGACGGCAAAGGCGTCTGCAAAGTTTGCGGCGGACATCAAATTCCTCACGGTCATCTTCCTGAACCTGGTCAAGGTCATCATCGCGCCCCTGGTGTTTTCGACGCTGGTGGTCGGGATCTTCAAACTCGGGGATGGAAAGGCCATCGGCCGGATCGGGGGCAAAACGATCGCGTGGTTCCTGGCGGCCTCGCTGGTGTCCCTCGCCTTGGGCGCCCTCCTGGTGAATGTCTTCCAGCCGGGGACACACCTGCACCTGTCGGTCCTTCCCGACCAAAACAGCACGGTACCCCTCCCTCCCAGCGATATTTCCTTCCAGAGTTTTGTTACCCACGCCTTTCCGTCCAGCATCGTGGACGCGATGGCCACCAATATGATCCTGCAGATCGTCGTGTTTTCGATCTTTTTCGGGATGGCGGCGGCCGCCGTGGGGGAACCGGCCATGCCCATCATCCGGGGCCTGGACGCGCTGGCCCGGATCATGCTCACCATGACGGGCTATATCATGAACTTCGCTCCCCTGGCCGCTTTTGGCTCTATGGCGGCCACCCTGGCGATCCTGGGGCCGGAGGTGCTGGTCACTTTTGGCAAGTTTATCCTTGAATTCTATATCGCCCTGCTGGTGTTGTGGGCCGTCCTTTTTGCGGGGGGCGGGTTGTTCCTCCGCAAACGCATCGTCCAGCTGATCCGTTTCATCCTGGACCCCACGCTGCTGGCGCTCACCACGGCCAGTTCGGAAGCTGCTTTTCCCCAGTTGATTACACAGCTCGAAGCCTTTGGGTGTGAGGAGAAAATCGTCAGCTTCGTCCTTCCCCTGGGCTATTCCTTCAACCTGGACGGGAGCATGATCTATATGACCTTTGGCAGCCTTTTTATTGCCCAGGCGTATGGGGTCCACCTGTCCTTTGCCCAGCAGCTCACGATGCTCCTTTTCCTGATGTTGAGCAGTAAGGGGATGGCCGGTGTGCCCCGGGCGGCCCTGGTGGTCATCACAGCCATCGTCCCCGTGTTCCACATCCCGGTGGAGGGGGTGGGTCTCATCTTAGGGATCGACCAGCTCCTGGATATGGGCCGGAGCGGGACCAATGTCATTGGGAACAGCATCGCTACCGCCGTGGTCTGCAAATGGGAGAACGCCCTGGCGGCGCCGCTGGCGCAGGTACGCGCCCGGTTAAAGCCGGCAACCGCTCCCGTAATGGCAGAGGGGATAAAGTAA
- a CDS encoding MFS transporter, which translates to MKKSTAILLSLPVIVGALGYFVDVYDLLLFSIIRVPSLKSLGLGPDDVARRGQDILQYQMYGLLLGGILWGVLGDKKGRLKVLFASIILYSLGSIANGFVHTFEQYALARFVTGLGLAGELGAGITLVSEIMPKEKRGIATSLVAGIGLSGAVFAFFIRQWFVGPTGDGWRMCYYIGGGLGFLLLFLRVGVLESGLFKSMEGTDVRKGNFFMLFTNGRRFKKYITSILIALPNWYVIGILVTFSDKFAGTMKVRGTVDPGFAVMVAYAAITVGDILIGFISQWMKSRKNSLWLFHIITILSVIWYFNLQGQPSASVYWVCLFLGLGTGFWAMFVTMAAEQFGTNIRATVATTVPNMARGSLSLVVLPLFTGIQKVLPASKAYFQSGWITGLIVFAISSIALAMTEETFGKDLDYIEQ; encoded by the coding sequence ATGAAGAAATCTACGGCTATCCTCTTATCGCTCCCTGTGATTGTGGGGGCGTTGGGTTATTTTGTAGACGTCTATGATCTTTTGCTGTTCAGCATCATCCGTGTCCCTTCGCTGAAATCCCTCGGGCTTGGCCCGGACGACGTGGCCCGGCGGGGTCAGGATATCCTGCAATACCAGATGTATGGCCTTTTGCTCGGGGGCATCCTCTGGGGCGTACTCGGGGATAAAAAAGGGCGCCTGAAGGTTCTTTTTGCCTCGATCATTTTGTATTCCCTGGGCAGTATCGCCAACGGCTTCGTACATACCTTCGAACAATATGCATTGGCCCGGTTTGTCACCGGTCTGGGGCTGGCGGGTGAACTCGGGGCGGGGATCACCCTCGTCAGCGAGATTATGCCCAAGGAAAAAAGGGGCATCGCCACCTCACTGGTGGCCGGCATCGGGCTGAGCGGGGCGGTCTTTGCGTTTTTTATCCGTCAATGGTTCGTGGGACCCACCGGCGACGGCTGGCGGATGTGTTACTACATCGGCGGAGGCCTGGGCTTCCTGTTGTTGTTCCTGCGGGTCGGCGTATTGGAGTCCGGCCTGTTTAAAAGCATGGAGGGCACGGACGTCCGTAAAGGGAATTTCTTTATGTTGTTCACGAACGGCAGGCGCTTTAAGAAATACATCACGTCCATCCTGATCGCCTTGCCCAACTGGTACGTGATCGGTATATTGGTCACCTTCTCCGATAAATTTGCGGGCACCATGAAGGTGCGGGGCACCGTCGACCCGGGCTTCGCGGTCATGGTCGCCTACGCCGCCATCACCGTCGGGGATATCCTGATCGGTTTTATCAGCCAGTGGATGAAAAGCCGCAAGAACTCGCTTTGGTTGTTTCACATCATCACCATCCTCTCGGTGATCTGGTATTTCAACCTCCAGGGTCAACCGTCCGCCTCGGTCTACTGGGTGTGTCTTTTCCTGGGCCTGGGGACCGGTTTCTGGGCGATGTTCGTGACGATGGCCGCCGAACAGTTCGGGACCAATATCCGCGCGACGGTGGCCACGACCGTTCCCAACATGGCCAGGGGTTCGCTTTCGCTGGTGGTCCTGCCGCTGTTCACGGGGATCCAAAAAGTGCTTCCCGCGTCCAAGGCGTATTTCCAAAGCGGCTGGATCACCGGGCTGATCGTCTTCGCGATCTCCTCCATCGCGCTGGCCATGACCGAAGAAACATTTGGCAAAGACCTTGACTATATAGAGCAATGA
- a CDS encoding glycosyltransferase family 9 protein: MKILVIRFSSIGDIVLTTPVVRCLQQQVGTAQVHYLTKPAYKDLVESNPHIDRCHYLEDDWDGMIERLKQERFDYVIDLHHNLRTLRVKRALKVKSWSFRKLNIQKWILTALKINVLPKVHIVDRYMETVSALGVKNDGKGLDYFIPVADRITQEDLPMSHRAGYIGLVIGAALNTKKLPLHKLKALCERIQHPIVLLGGPEDRAEGDLIAAVDPIKVYNACGKFSLHESADLVRGAKLVISHDTGLMHIAAAFRKPIISVWGNTVPAFGMAPYYGDRSMVATRPFEVPGLWCRPCSKIGYDKCPLGHFKCMERQDIDKIAEAIHERPPGT; encoded by the coding sequence ATGAAGATCCTCGTCATCCGTTTTTCCTCCATCGGGGACATCGTCCTGACCACACCGGTGGTCCGTTGTCTCCAACAACAGGTGGGTACGGCCCAGGTACACTACCTCACAAAGCCCGCCTACAAGGACCTGGTGGAGAGCAACCCGCATATCGACCGTTGTCACTACCTGGAGGACGACTGGGACGGGATGATCGAACGGTTGAAGCAGGAACGCTTCGACTATGTCATCGACCTTCACCACAACCTCCGCACCCTTCGGGTCAAGCGCGCCTTAAAAGTAAAGAGCTGGTCGTTCCGTAAGCTGAATATCCAAAAGTGGATCCTCACCGCGTTAAAGATCAACGTCCTCCCGAAGGTGCACATCGTCGACCGGTACATGGAAACGGTATCGGCGCTGGGCGTCAAAAACGACGGCAAGGGGCTGGATTATTTTATTCCGGTTGCGGATCGCATCACCCAGGAAGACCTCCCCATGTCTCATCGCGCGGGATATATCGGGCTGGTCATCGGGGCGGCCCTGAATACGAAAAAGCTCCCCTTGCACAAGCTCAAAGCCCTTTGCGAGCGGATCCAGCACCCCATCGTCCTGCTCGGAGGGCCGGAGGACCGCGCGGAAGGCGACCTTATTGCGGCGGTAGACCCCATCAAGGTCTACAATGCCTGCGGCAAGTTCAGCCTCCATGAATCGGCCGACCTGGTCCGGGGCGCCAAGCTGGTCATCAGCCATGATACGGGGCTCATGCACATTGCGGCGGCCTTCCGGAAGCCCATCATAAGCGTTTGGGGGAATACCGTCCCGGCCTTTGGAATGGCGCCTTATTACGGGGACCGGTCGATGGTGGCCACCAGGCCCTTCGAGGTGCCGGGACTCTGGTGCCGCCCGTGCAGCAAGATCGGGTATGACAAGTGCCCCCTCGGCCACTTCAAGTG
- the efp gene encoding elongation factor P, producing MANTSDIRTGLIIKLDGGLYSVVEFGQNKTARAAAKVWAKLKGVDNARTIEHTWNSGDTIFPVRVEKKAFQFLYKDDSGYNFMDNETFEQIVMGENLVDAPQFLRDGQEVAVLINGETEQPMGVELPDKIVVRVTYAEPGVKGDTATRTLKPATVETGATVMVPLFVDEGELIRVNTKTGEYIERVKE from the coding sequence ATGGCAAATACTTCGGACATCAGGACGGGTTTGATCATAAAATTGGACGGCGGGTTGTATTCCGTGGTCGAATTTGGTCAAAACAAAACGGCCCGTGCTGCGGCAAAGGTTTGGGCAAAGCTCAAGGGCGTGGACAATGCACGCACCATCGAACACACGTGGAACTCCGGGGACACGATCTTCCCGGTAAGGGTAGAAAAAAAGGCTTTTCAGTTCCTTTATAAAGACGATTCCGGGTACAATTTCATGGACAACGAGACCTTCGAACAGATCGTCATGGGGGAAAATCTGGTGGACGCGCCCCAGTTCCTAAGGGACGGCCAGGAAGTGGCCGTGCTGATCAACGGGGAAACCGAACAGCCCATGGGCGTGGAACTCCCCGACAAGATCGTCGTCCGGGTGACCTATGCAGAACCGGGGGTGAAAGGGGATACGGCCACCCGTACCCTGAAACCGGCTACCGTCGAGACGGGGGCCACGGTGATGGTACCGCTTTTCGTGGACGAGGGGGAGTTGATCCGCGTCAATACCAAGACCGGTGAATATATCGAGCGCGTCAAAGAATAG
- a CDS encoding YebC/PmpR family DNA-binding transcriptional regulator produces MGRIFEVRKSTMFARWDRMAKQFTRIGKDIAIAVKAGGGDPATNPALRRCMQNAKSVNMPKDRVEAAIKRAMGKDSENYDEILYEGYGPHGVAILVEAATNNNTRTVANLRSHFTKGGGALGTNGSVSFQFKKMGVFRLHPEGLNQDDLELELIDFGLDELGESTGENDEPILVLRCAFADFGKLQKALEDKGITPISAENEWIPSVTVPVTDLQAEEVSKLIDKLEQDDDVSKVFHNMG; encoded by the coding sequence ATGGGTCGCATATTTGAAGTCCGCAAATCCACGATGTTCGCCCGCTGGGACAGGATGGCGAAACAATTTACCCGGATCGGGAAAGACATCGCCATTGCCGTAAAGGCGGGGGGCGGTGATCCTGCCACCAACCCCGCACTCAGGCGGTGCATGCAGAACGCCAAAAGCGTCAACATGCCCAAAGACCGGGTGGAAGCCGCCATCAAACGTGCCATGGGTAAGGATTCCGAGAACTATGACGAAATCCTGTACGAAGGATACGGTCCCCACGGCGTGGCCATCCTCGTGGAAGCCGCGACGAACAACAATACCCGTACGGTCGCCAACCTGCGCAGCCATTTTACGAAGGGTGGCGGGGCCCTGGGTACCAACGGGAGCGTGAGTTTCCAGTTTAAAAAAATGGGGGTTTTCCGGTTGCATCCCGAGGGACTGAACCAGGATGACCTGGAGCTGGAGTTGATCGATTTCGGTCTGGACGAGCTGGGCGAGAGCACCGGCGAGAACGACGAACCCATCCTGGTCCTCCGGTGCGCCTTTGCCGACTTCGGCAAGCTGCAGAAAGCGCTGGAAGACAAGGGGATTACGCCCATCAGCGCGGAGAACGAATGGATCCCGTCGGTGACCGTACCGGTGACGGACCTCCAGGCGGAGGAAGTGTCCAAGTTGATCGATAAGCTGGAGCAGGACGACGACGTCAGCAAGGTTTTCCACAACATGGGTTGA